A DNA window from uncultured Methanoregula sp. contains the following coding sequences:
- a CDS encoding PAS domain-containing sensor histidine kinase, giving the protein MSGKNLLSPMNAKLAIVFVSMLAVMFVYELTKQILNPSITLWESHAVTILFTSIIAVILIYFPFRSTYREHQKAQDALRLQLLAEEKFRKSEMQYRSFVESAEDSIYTVDRECRYLLINTRHLARRGLSPDIYSGRPYGDFHSAEETRVFTAQVQRVLDSKRPVQDEYERNGRYYIRKLNPVTDPALNEVIAVTVISSDITDSKTAEKDLKTTNRKLNLINDITHHDILNQLTALSSYLALAGEHSKDLTIQKYIVKCEQGIDTIQAQILFACDYQKIGAGSPQWQNVSQTIQKARMPLKMTGVTIDDRCSEIEIFADPLLEKVYYNLLENAIRHAGPQPEVRFSVTDDESGIILVVEDNGPGIPPENKANIFLRGFGKNTGHGLFLIREILSITGISIRETGEEGRGSRFEISVPARMYRTAGKKERI; this is encoded by the coding sequence ATGTCCGGAAAAAACCTGCTCTCACCCATGAACGCAAAACTGGCGATCGTTTTTGTATCCATGCTTGCGGTCATGTTCGTGTACGAGCTGACCAAACAGATACTGAACCCGTCAATAACCCTCTGGGAATCTCATGCCGTAACGATCCTTTTCACAAGCATCATTGCCGTCATCCTTATTTATTTCCCGTTCCGGTCAACGTACCGCGAACACCAGAAGGCACAGGATGCCCTCCGGCTCCAGCTGCTGGCGGAGGAAAAATTCCGGAAATCCGAGATGCAGTACCGCTCCTTTGTTGAATCCGCGGAAGACTCTATTTACACCGTGGATCGAGAATGCAGGTATCTCCTTATCAACACCAGGCACCTGGCCCGGCGGGGACTGTCACCGGATATCTATTCCGGAAGACCCTACGGCGATTTCCATTCTGCAGAAGAGACAAGGGTTTTCACTGCACAGGTACAGCGTGTGCTCGATTCAAAACGCCCGGTCCAGGACGAGTACGAGCGGAACGGCCGGTATTATATTCGGAAACTCAATCCGGTAACCGATCCGGCTTTGAACGAGGTCATCGCAGTGACGGTGATCTCCTCCGATATTACGGACAGCAAGACTGCTGAAAAGGATCTCAAGACAACCAACCGCAAACTCAACCTGATCAACGATATAACCCATCACGATATTCTCAACCAGCTCACCGCGCTCAGTTCGTATCTTGCTCTTGCCGGCGAGCATTCAAAGGACCTGACCATACAAAAATACATTGTAAAGTGCGAGCAGGGCATCGACACGATCCAAGCCCAGATTCTTTTTGCCTGCGATTACCAGAAGATCGGCGCGGGGTCCCCCCAGTGGCAGAATGTCTCCCAAACGATCCAGAAGGCCAGGATGCCGCTGAAGATGACCGGGGTGACGATCGATGACAGATGTTCCGAGATCGAGATCTTCGCAGATCCGTTGCTTGAGAAAGTGTATTACAATCTCCTGGAAAATGCAATCCGGCATGCAGGCCCCCAGCCGGAGGTCCGGTTCTCAGTTACGGATGATGAGAGCGGAATCATTTTAGTCGTCGAAGACAACGGCCCGGGCATTCCTCCTGAGAACAAAGCGAATATTTTTTTGAGGGGATTTGGGAAGAACACCGGGCACGGCCTCTTCCTGATCCGGGAGATCCTCTCAATTACCGGCATCTCCATCCGGGAAACCGGTGAAGAGGGCAGGGGAAGCCGGTTCGAAATATCGGTACCTGCCAGGATGTACCGGACCGCCGGCAAGAAAGAGAGGATATGA
- a CDS encoding ATP-binding protein yields MKIRTRSRLILVATLISFLLVLSFITQAVILQSFGVIEEQETTSHVQRFISQLNNEIEDVAATCRDWAGRDETATVFSRPAGEQDPIRIFQPLSMKNLGIDYIVIYNESGERVFSETINKDGNAVRDAPPEIDTIVRDSIIPKGIPGGIAGRRGFSTINNNPVILAGYPILYGNQSQFTGGTLVMARLLDSGQIGDIDQMLQLDGSLVPYNPKTADGELSAAEQARAKNGAIIVRTANENELDGLALITGIENKPSFLLMKITTPRPVNQEVTKSILIVAAAIILLSIIFLLVVQLLLQKFILAPLSDLDAGMKSIRDSGDLSLRMAESGDEEVLSLTRSLNQMLDQVQQQRDEMHNLLDEIEQQRDDLRDARASLAERNRDLEELNRKANLYLDIYLDAITYEILNAIMGLRGYAEMFQQTAVESEKKFSDKIIALAKKSAEVIRNIETISRIYKNPPEIKSVELLSIIKKEMDSRAGASITVEHCNRTVLANDMLGVIFDNLFSNSLKFGGPDTRITVSARDTPEGLLEISVCDTGPGISDAMKPLVFDRFMQNSRQRSSYGLGLHIVKMLVESYGGAVRAEDRIAGDRQSGTAIRFTLRLA; encoded by the coding sequence ATGAAGATACGGACCCGCTCCCGGCTCATCCTTGTTGCCACCCTGATATCGTTCCTCCTTGTCCTGAGTTTCATAACCCAAGCTGTCATTCTTCAGTCATTCGGAGTTATTGAAGAGCAGGAGACCACATCCCATGTCCAGCGTTTCATCTCCCAGCTCAACAATGAGATAGAAGATGTTGCAGCCACCTGCCGCGACTGGGCAGGCCGCGATGAAACTGCAACGGTTTTTTCCCGTCCGGCCGGGGAGCAGGATCCGATACGGATCTTCCAGCCGCTCTCGATGAAGAACCTGGGTATCGATTATATCGTCATTTACAATGAAAGCGGCGAACGTGTATTCTCCGAGACCATCAATAAGGATGGAAATGCCGTAAGGGACGCCCCGCCGGAGATCGATACGATCGTCCGCGACAGCATAATCCCCAAGGGAATTCCCGGTGGCATCGCCGGGCGGAGGGGTTTTTCCACCATCAACAACAATCCCGTGATCCTTGCCGGCTATCCGATCCTGTACGGGAACCAGTCACAGTTCACCGGGGGAACGCTGGTCATGGCCCGCCTCCTGGACTCCGGGCAGATCGGCGATATCGACCAGATGCTCCAGCTGGATGGTTCGCTTGTCCCTTACAACCCGAAGACTGCTGATGGAGAACTCTCTGCAGCTGAACAGGCAAGGGCAAAAAACGGCGCGATCATAGTCCGGACTGCCAATGAGAACGAGCTGGACGGTCTTGCCCTCATCACCGGGATCGAGAACAAACCCTCATTCCTCCTGATGAAAATCACAACACCCCGCCCGGTCAACCAGGAGGTTACAAAATCCATTCTGATTGTCGCCGCGGCCATTATCCTTCTCAGTATCATCTTCCTGCTTGTGGTCCAGCTTCTTCTGCAGAAATTCATCCTTGCCCCCTTAAGCGACCTTGATGCCGGCATGAAATCCATCCGGGATTCCGGGGATCTCTCCCTGCGGATGGCGGAGTCCGGTGACGAGGAGGTGCTCTCCCTCACCCGCTCCCTCAACCAGATGCTCGACCAGGTCCAGCAGCAGCGGGATGAGATGCACAATCTTCTTGACGAGATCGAACAACAGCGGGACGATCTCCGGGATGCGCGAGCATCCCTTGCGGAACGGAACCGGGATCTCGAAGAGCTGAACCGGAAGGCAAATCTCTACCTGGATATCTATCTCGACGCAATCACGTACGAGATCCTGAATGCCATCATGGGCCTTCGCGGGTATGCGGAGATGTTCCAGCAGACCGCTGTGGAATCTGAAAAGAAATTTTCTGACAAGATAATAGCGCTTGCGAAAAAAAGCGCCGAGGTGATCCGGAATATCGAGACGATCAGCCGGATTTACAAGAACCCCCCGGAGATAAAATCCGTGGAGCTCTTATCGATAATTAAAAAAGAGATGGATTCCCGGGCCGGGGCTTCCATAACCGTAGAGCACTGCAACCGCACGGTGCTTGCAAACGATATGCTGGGCGTCATCTTTGACAACCTCTTCTCAAACAGTCTCAAGTTCGGGGGCCCGGACACCCGGATAACCGTCAGCGCACGGGATACCCCCGAGGGATTACTGGAAATATCCGTCTGCGATACCGGGCCGGGCATTTCCGATGCCATGAAACCGCTGGTGTTCGACCGGTTCATGCAGAATTCCCGGCAGCGGAGCAGTTACGGTCTCGGTCTCCATATCGTCAAGATGCTTGTTGAAAGTTATGGGGGGGCCGTCCGGGCCGAGGATCGCATTGCAGGGGACCGGCAGTCCGGCACAGCGATCCGGTTTACCCTGCGGCTGGCCTGA
- a CDS encoding zinc ribbon domain-containing protein codes for MIRFPQDALLQTRWIGVDLNTTGHAVVAADPVSGKILKLGKKLHYAQTASTQNCTKLYREGKLWKLKKNKSREKKEFKSALHKIARQIVGFAESFCAGVKFEKLFSYRYVNHRTVEDSYEFSFENSSFVTLLNLIEKRALNRGIPVEYVNPMNTSKRCSRCGAFGRRVRKRFECPQCGRVIHADVNAALNIAATPCTSGKIELFQVRASRKMMRKLARAGQFDPAGTIPRIPDYSGTRELLSPWSEIPAIPEKAG; via the coding sequence GTGATCAGATTTCCTCAAGATGCACTGCTGCAAACCCGCTGGATTGGCGTTGATCTGAATACAACCGGCCATGCCGTTGTTGCTGCCGATCCTGTGAGCGGGAAGATCCTGAAACTGGGAAAAAAACTGCATTATGCACAAACCGCATCAACACAGAACTGTACGAAACTCTACCGGGAAGGAAAACTCTGGAAGCTCAAAAAGAACAAGAGCCGCGAGAAGAAGGAGTTCAAATCCGCCCTCCACAAGATCGCCCGGCAGATTGTGGGTTTTGCAGAATCATTTTGTGCCGGGGTAAAATTCGAGAAACTGTTCTCGTACAGGTACGTTAATCACCGGACGGTTGAGGATTCTTATGAATTCTCTTTTGAGAACAGCTCCTTTGTAACCCTGCTGAACCTTATTGAAAAACGGGCGCTCAACCGGGGAATACCGGTTGAGTATGTCAATCCCATGAACACCTCCAAGAGATGCAGCCGGTGCGGTGCATTCGGGAGACGGGTACGCAAGCGGTTCGAATGCCCGCAGTGCGGCAGGGTGATCCATGCCGATGTGAATGCCGCGCTCAACATAGCTGCAACGCCCTGCACATCCGGAAAGATTGAACTGTTCCAGGTCCGGGCATCCCGGAAAATGATGCGGAAACTGGCCCGGGCCGGGCAGTTTGATCCAGCAGGTACAATCCCCCGGATTCCGGATTATTCCGGCACCCGTGAACTGCTCTCCCCGTGGAGCGAAATTCCCGCAATTCCGGAGAAAGCCGGATAA
- a CDS encoding tetratricopeptide repeat protein: MPTRIFIVEDDEIIVHLISEILTMKGYAIAGSASSGDEVLSKIPETPCDVILMDIGLKGEADGITVARILSMRVRTPIIFVTGQFDDQILERAKTPNTYGYIIKPFTANDLCSNIEIALFNYRLRSGPAREPEPVAAGEIRPAAAAPVPAARNGAVPAQSHTRREGLKHLYDHGLHYQSKGNYDRALQYFIEILQQDPHDPSIWVEKGDVLQNMGRTSEALAAIDTALGLDPASEYALCKKSRVLCSAGRQEDALATIEVALTITRDPRALLVEKGLILHELGRNKEAIGILDHAIEMNRKSGYALGAKGRILGKLGMNREALAAFGTALSIEPKNVSLWMDLIRLFEQKRNYHTALNIIQMAIEKNPENAILVMKRETLLTRTIPVT, from the coding sequence ATGCCGACCCGCATCTTCATTGTGGAGGATGATGAGATAATCGTCCACCTCATCTCGGAGATCCTCACGATGAAGGGTTATGCCATCGCCGGTTCTGCAAGTTCCGGAGACGAAGTCCTCTCCAAGATCCCAGAAACGCCGTGCGATGTGATCCTGATGGATATCGGCCTCAAAGGGGAAGCCGATGGCATAACCGTTGCCCGCATCCTGAGCATGCGGGTCCGCACCCCCATCATCTTCGTGACCGGCCAGTTCGACGACCAGATCCTCGAGAGGGCCAAGACACCGAACACGTACGGCTACATCATCAAACCCTTTACTGCAAACGACCTCTGCTCCAATATTGAAATTGCACTCTTCAACTACCGGCTCCGTTCAGGACCGGCCAGGGAACCGGAGCCGGTTGCAGCAGGAGAGATCAGGCCCGCGGCAGCTGCACCCGTTCCGGCAGCCCGGAACGGAGCAGTGCCGGCCCAGTCCCATACGAGACGGGAAGGACTCAAACATCTCTATGATCACGGGCTTCATTACCAGTCCAAAGGCAATTACGACCGGGCCCTGCAGTACTTCATCGAAATCCTGCAGCAGGATCCGCATGATCCTTCCATCTGGGTGGAAAAAGGGGATGTTCTCCAGAACATGGGAAGGACCAGCGAGGCACTCGCGGCCATCGACACGGCTCTCGGTCTCGATCCGGCAAGCGAATATGCCCTGTGCAAGAAGAGCCGGGTCCTCTGCAGTGCCGGCCGGCAGGAGGACGCACTCGCTACGATAGAAGTAGCACTTACCATTACCCGCGATCCCCGGGCACTTCTCGTTGAAAAAGGATTAATCCTGCACGAGCTGGGACGAAACAAGGAAGCGATCGGGATCCTGGATCACGCGATCGAGATGAACCGGAAGAGTGGGTACGCTCTCGGTGCAAAAGGCCGGATCCTGGGAAAACTCGGCATGAACCGGGAGGCGCTGGCCGCATTCGGGACAGCGCTGAGCATCGAGCCGAAGAATGTCTCCCTCTGGATGGATCTCATCCGGCTCTTTGAACAGAAACGGAATTACCATACGGCCCTCAACATCATCCAGATGGCGATCGAGAAGAACCCGGAGAATGCGATTCTCGTAATGAAGCGGGAAACCCTGCTGACCAGGACAATTCCGGTCACATGA
- a CDS encoding response regulator, with protein sequence MVHVLYVDDEECLLDICQMFLRQMGNISVDIAQSVDAGLDLVTQNDYDVIISDYEMPVKNGIDFLKILRSRGNRTPFIVFTGRGREEIVIEAFNSGADFYLQKGGEMKSQFAELIHKVTIAVERRKGERELENSNSLLKATLESTADGIVVVDSGGAVSVFNQKFLQMWNLAEGSEGTKTEQAFLGHIRDQVSDFPAFEKPLLAVRNNPDSGSYDIIHCRDGRIFRRFSQAQKIGNRIVGRVWSYRDITGQSRAELELRAAYEQIAAAEGELNGHNPEPAKNAGLILGCEENYSTVFHAADCPLLLIDPQSLGILELNPAAAGLYGYGKDEMLSLSLCQLSSEDGPEPRTTCKASHDIRMQLQRKKNGSVFPAEISTSPLCLGSRQILVIVVRDLSRTKQREDALALSNRKLNLLFGITRHDILNKLSALSGYNELLQTRNVDPPVRGMLEKQQKTIDDIWKQIEFTKEYDKLGAGSPQWYRLDEISGRAYSQILQPVQFQCDTRNVEIYADPMMEKVFYNLFDNALRYGEGISRIRLSWALAGEELLILFEDNGIGIARDEKERIFERGYGKNTGLGLFLTREILSLTGMTIRETGEFQKGARFEIRVPFGNYRLLTSAAESQDYGNRLPVLIAEE encoded by the coding sequence ATGGTTCACGTCCTTTATGTTGATGATGAGGAATGCCTGCTTGATATCTGCCAGATGTTTCTTCGCCAGATGGGAAACATATCCGTGGATATCGCCCAATCCGTTGATGCCGGGCTGGACCTTGTCACGCAGAATGATTACGATGTAATCATCTCTGATTACGAGATGCCGGTCAAAAACGGCATCGACTTCTTAAAGATCCTTCGTTCCCGGGGCAACCGGACTCCATTCATTGTCTTTACGGGTCGCGGCCGGGAAGAGATCGTGATCGAGGCATTCAACTCCGGTGCGGATTTTTATCTCCAGAAAGGCGGGGAGATGAAGAGCCAGTTTGCCGAACTGATCCACAAGGTGACCATTGCGGTCGAGCGGAGAAAGGGAGAGCGCGAGCTTGAGAACTCCAACTCGCTCCTCAAGGCGACCCTGGAGTCTACCGCTGACGGCATCGTCGTTGTAGATTCAGGGGGGGCCGTCTCGGTATTCAACCAGAAATTCCTGCAGATGTGGAACCTGGCCGAAGGATCGGAGGGGACGAAAACCGAACAGGCGTTTCTCGGGCACATCCGCGATCAGGTCAGTGATTTCCCAGCATTTGAAAAACCCCTTCTTGCGGTGCGCAACAATCCGGATTCCGGCAGCTACGATATCATCCATTGCCGGGATGGAAGGATCTTCCGCAGGTTCTCGCAGGCCCAGAAGATCGGGAACCGGATTGTCGGGAGAGTCTGGAGTTACCGGGACATCACCGGCCAGAGCCGGGCTGAACTGGAATTGCGGGCAGCCTATGAACAGATCGCTGCTGCCGAAGGTGAGCTGAATGGACATAATCCTGAACCTGCAAAGAATGCGGGTCTCATACTTGGGTGCGAGGAAAATTACAGCACGGTATTTCATGCTGCAGACTGCCCGCTCCTGCTCATTGATCCGCAGTCGCTTGGGATTCTTGAGCTCAACCCGGCAGCTGCCGGGTTGTACGGGTACGGGAAAGACGAGATGCTCTCCCTCTCCCTGTGCCAGCTGTCATCAGAGGACGGACCGGAACCCCGCACGACCTGCAAAGCGTCTCATGACATACGGATGCAGCTCCAGCGAAAAAAGAACGGGTCCGTATTTCCGGCCGAGATCTCGACATCCCCGCTCTGTCTCGGCAGCCGCCAGATCCTTGTCATTGTCGTCAGGGACCTGTCCCGTACAAAACAGCGGGAGGATGCCCTTGCGCTCTCGAACCGGAAACTCAACCTCCTGTTCGGGATCACCCGCCATGACATCCTCAATAAACTCTCCGCTCTCTCGGGCTACAATGAGCTTCTCCAGACCCGGAATGTCGATCCTCCTGTCCGGGGAATGCTTGAAAAACAGCAGAAAACCATTGACGATATCTGGAAACAGATCGAATTTACCAAGGAGTACGATAAGCTGGGGGCAGGCTCTCCCCAATGGTACCGGCTCGATGAGATCTCGGGCCGGGCCTATTCGCAGATCCTGCAGCCGGTCCAGTTCCAGTGCGATACCCGGAATGTCGAGATCTATGCAGATCCGATGATGGAGAAAGTATTCTACAACCTTTTCGACAATGCCCTCCGCTATGGGGAAGGAATTTCCCGGATCCGGCTCTCGTGGGCGCTGGCTGGCGAGGAACTCCTAATACTGTTCGAAGACAATGGAATCGGCATTGCACGCGACGAGAAGGAACGGATCTTCGAGCGCGGATACGGGAAAAATACCGGCCTCGGCCTCTTCCTGACCCGGGAGATACTCTCCCTCACGGGAATGACGATCCGGGAGACCGGGGAATTTCAGAAAGGTGCCCGGTTCGAAATCCGTGTTCCGTTTGGTAATTACCGGCTCTTAACGTCAGCAGCCGAATCGCAGGATTACGGGAACCGGCTCCCGGTTCTCATTGCAGAAGAGTGA
- a CDS encoding phosphate ABC transporter substrate-binding protein translates to MKANRSSYLFVTLSLVILLIASMAIAGCTDNGTKTSSANPAATPAATAAAVAPASTPAAVSAPVVAATTAAAAPVASGQKQSITISGSTTVLPIVQKAADQYMAAHPNADIQVSGGGSGVGIQAIGAKTVDIGMTSREVTKDELKKYPDFVVTTVAKDGIAVIVNPANTIPYITLDQIKNIYLGKITKWTEISGAGVPGTNNQIVIVGRDSASGTRTYFDETVLLKATPTSKMLEKNSNGAVTQTVAQTPGAIGYVSIGFVSNDVKAVPVWYNAQKIVAPTLDNVKSKTYPVSRDLYVITNGQPSGLAGDFIKYILSPEGQKIVADEGYVTLTS, encoded by the coding sequence ATGAAAGCAAACCGGAGTTCGTATCTCTTTGTAACCTTAAGCCTGGTCATCCTGCTCATCGCGTCGATGGCAATAGCCGGCTGTACCGACAATGGAACAAAAACCTCGTCTGCCAATCCCGCGGCAACCCCTGCGGCAACCGCAGCAGCAGTTGCCCCGGCAAGTACCCCTGCAGCAGTGTCAGCCCCGGTAGTTGCGGCAACCACCGCTGCAGCGGCTCCGGTCGCATCGGGTCAGAAGCAGAGCATCACGATCAGCGGCTCGACAACGGTCCTTCCGATCGTCCAGAAAGCTGCCGACCAGTATATGGCAGCCCACCCGAACGCTGACATCCAGGTATCCGGTGGCGGCAGCGGTGTCGGTATCCAGGCAATTGGCGCAAAGACCGTTGATATCGGCATGACCTCCCGCGAAGTGACCAAGGACGAGCTGAAAAAGTATCCCGACTTTGTCGTCACCACGGTTGCAAAGGACGGCATCGCCGTTATCGTGAACCCGGCAAACACCATCCCGTACATCACGCTCGACCAGATCAAGAATATCTACCTTGGCAAGATCACCAAGTGGACCGAGATCTCCGGTGCCGGCGTACCCGGCACGAACAACCAGATCGTGATCGTTGGCCGCGACAGCGCATCCGGGACCCGGACCTACTTCGACGAGACCGTGCTCCTGAAAGCAACCCCGACAAGCAAGATGCTTGAGAAGAACTCCAATGGCGCTGTCACCCAGACCGTTGCCCAGACCCCCGGCGCTATCGGCTATGTCTCGATCGGCTTTGTCTCAAACGATGTCAAGGCAGTCCCCGTCTGGTACAATGCCCAGAAGATTGTTGCACCCACCCTTGACAATGTCAAGTCCAAGACCTACCCGGTCTCCCGTGACCTCTACGTGATCACCAACGGCCAGCCCTCGGGCCTTGCCGGCGACTTCATCAAGTACATCCTCAGCCCGGAAGGCCAGAAGATTGTTGCCGACGAAGGCTACGTCACTCTCACCAGCTGA
- a CDS encoding PhoU domain-containing protein encodes MEIRRVQMTGGSSFVVTLPKDWAESQKIKKNDPVGLMVQPDGTLIVTKKITEEPIQRTKEIDVGTVSDPAFLFRLLIGTYITGFSMIRLSSKQRFPPFVRTVVRDFTQMTIGQEVVEETEDVIAIKDLLNPAEMPFDNTIRRMFVIVKTMHEDAIAALATQNHDLADDVIARDMDADRLNWLIARQTNMIMQNNTLSRKMGISPGMAMNYYILSRIIERVGDHAVRIAENARPIIDAGPDTTTINALRKASAMSLEIFDRSIVSFFNTDMKEAHRNIESIAALENICGDINNMVLKQDTLVAIHVGYVAESIRRCGEYAGDISETVINLLVGNEAVMTRAKSVK; translated from the coding sequence ATGGAGATACGGCGGGTGCAGATGACCGGGGGCTCATCGTTTGTGGTGACGCTTCCCAAGGACTGGGCGGAGAGCCAGAAGATCAAGAAGAACGATCCGGTGGGGCTGATGGTCCAGCCGGACGGAACACTGATCGTGACCAAGAAGATCACGGAAGAGCCGATCCAGCGGACAAAAGAGATCGATGTCGGTACGGTCTCGGACCCGGCCTTTTTGTTCCGGCTCCTCATCGGGACGTACATTACCGGGTTTTCGATGATCCGGCTCAGTTCGAAACAGCGGTTCCCGCCGTTTGTCCGGACCGTTGTGCGGGATTTCACCCAGATGACCATCGGCCAGGAAGTGGTCGAGGAGACCGAGGATGTCATTGCGATAAAAGATCTCCTCAATCCTGCCGAGATGCCGTTTGACAATACCATCCGGCGCATGTTTGTGATCGTCAAGACCATGCACGAGGATGCGATTGCAGCGCTCGCCACACAGAACCACGATCTGGCAGACGATGTCATTGCCCGCGACATGGATGCCGACCGGCTCAACTGGCTCATTGCACGCCAGACCAACATGATCATGCAGAACAATACTCTCTCCCGGAAGATGGGAATCTCGCCTGGCATGGCGATGAACTATTACATACTCAGCCGGATCATCGAGCGGGTGGGCGACCATGCGGTCCGGATTGCAGAAAATGCCCGGCCGATAATCGACGCCGGCCCGGATACCACGACCATCAATGCCCTCAGGAAGGCAAGCGCCATGTCCCTTGAGATCTTCGACCGGAGCATTGTCTCGTTCTTCAACACCGATATGAAAGAAGCCCACCGGAACATCGAATCGATTGCAGCCCTTGAGAATATCTGCGGCGATATCAACAATATGGTCCTGAAGCAGGACACGCTCGTTGCCATCCATGTCGGCTATGTTGCAGAAAGCATCCGGCGGTGCGGGGAGTATGCCGGCGATATCTCAGAGACCGTCATCAACCTGCTTGTCGGAAATGAGGCCGTGATGACCCGGGCAAAATCTGTCAAATAA
- a CDS encoding arsenate reductase ArsC, translated as MEKKTVLFVCSFNSVRSQIAQGLLNARCNNRYTAYSAGIAPAGLNPYAVAVMKEAGIDITSQKSRRLADYNGVRFDYVVTMCDGVKTAVAGSIPEGVTMIHRGFVSPSEIRKDKDQVLADFRKLRNSINDWLSELFPD; from the coding sequence ATGGAAAAGAAGACCGTGCTCTTTGTCTGTTCGTTCAATTCGGTCAGATCGCAGATAGCCCAGGGCCTTCTCAATGCCCGCTGCAATAACCGTTATACTGCATACTCCGCCGGTATCGCCCCGGCGGGACTGAACCCGTATGCCGTTGCCGTGATGAAGGAAGCGGGAATCGACATCACGTCCCAGAAGTCCAGAAGACTCGCGGACTATAACGGGGTGAGATTCGATTATGTTGTCACCATGTGCGATGGCGTAAAAACAGCAGTTGCCGGATCCATCCCGGAAGGCGTCACCATGATCCACCGGGGATTTGTCAGCCCTTCGGAAATCCGGAAGGACAAGGACCAGGTACTTGCGGATTTCCGCAAACTCCGAAACAGTATCAATGACTGGCTCTCCGAACTGTTTCCGGATTAA